The following are from one region of the Gemmatimonadota bacterium genome:
- a CDS encoding type II toxin-antitoxin system HicB family antitoxin, whose product MSVKLTAVFEKVQGGYIAFVEELPGANTQGATLEEGRVNLQEAIELVLEANRTLAEETIRGREVIREPLSIISE is encoded by the coding sequence ATGAGCGTGAAATTGACAGCCGTGTTTGAAAAAGTACAGGGAGGCTATATTGCTTTCGTGGAAGAACTGCCGGGGGCGAATACCCAGGGAGCAACCCTGGAAGAGGGACGGGTGAACTTACAAGAGGCTATTGAACTCGTGCTTGAGGCAAACCGCACTCTTGCTGAAGAGACCATCCGAGGACGTGAGGTTATCCGTGAGCCATTGTCTATCATAAGCGAATGA